A genomic window from Fibrobacterota bacterium includes:
- a CDS encoding DEAD/DEAH box helicase family protein: MTPYHAKLWAHQLTRRCPPDSPEKLAGTVAGARVDLNPHQVDAAMFAFKSPLSRGALLADEVGLGKTIEAGLVLAQRWAERRRKLLVITPSNLRKQWHQELTEKFFLPCEILEGKSYNQKSRAGNFDPFGTSENIVICSYQFARSKANDIARTLWDLVVIDEAHRLRNVYKPSNVIANTLKRALEKPQKLLLTATPLQNSLLELHGLVGFIDDYVFGDLENFKTLYARPDAAAFANLRSRLLPVCHRTLRRQVKQYVPYTNRTAILQEFTPEQVEDNLYNLVSTYLQRPNLMALPTGQRTLIVMVMRKLLASSTFAIAGALQTMANRLKARVARSEAAWQDDLSTDYEAFESTAEELDSEEEEEPLTPEEVVAVQKEIVELENFVALASSIQTNAKGQALVDALGVAFKKADELGAAHKAVIFTESRKTQDYLLRVLAGTPWGKGVVLFNGTNTDPHSNEIYNHWLKRHKGTDLVTGSKSADMRAALVEEFRDRGSILIATEAGAEGINLQFCSLVINYDLPWNPQRIEQRIGRCHRYGQKHDVVVVNFLNSTNAADQRVFRLLSDKFQLFEGVFGASDEILGAIESGVDFERRITEIYQECRHPEEIMSAFDKLQEDLAPEIDHAMARARRAILEHMDDEVVEKLRFRKSSTSEELDKFERLLLALTKQELPDAARFTSESGFELLTNPYGADIPLGRYELPRKSEEAHAYRVGHPLAMAMIEAAKERPLPTMEIVFDVSRYQGKISALNAWKGKSGTLAANWIALDAEAQSEDHLCWAAITNNDEEMPSELLESLWKVPVQAMREVPKIDLPDSLKTSLERQKLGILSQSQGRNAKFLDEESTKLEAWADDVKLGLERELRELDREIKEAKKSAKVEQSLDGKLTQQRRVKTLEAARNTKRKSLFDAQDDVEQRRDELLETVEARLAQNTKLEKLFSIRWKIA; encoded by the coding sequence ATGACTCCCTACCACGCGAAGTTGTGGGCGCATCAACTCACCCGACGTTGTCCTCCCGACTCGCCGGAAAAGCTGGCGGGGACGGTCGCAGGGGCACGGGTAGACCTGAACCCACACCAAGTCGATGCCGCCATGTTCGCCTTCAAGTCTCCACTATCACGCGGGGCGCTTTTGGCGGATGAAGTGGGCTTGGGCAAGACCATCGAGGCCGGTTTGGTGCTGGCCCAACGCTGGGCCGAACGTCGACGCAAACTGTTGGTCATCACGCCATCCAACTTGCGCAAGCAATGGCACCAGGAACTGACGGAAAAGTTTTTCCTGCCCTGCGAAATTCTGGAGGGCAAGTCGTACAACCAGAAAAGCCGCGCCGGAAATTTCGATCCTTTCGGGACTAGCGAAAACATCGTCATCTGCTCGTACCAGTTCGCACGAAGCAAGGCCAACGACATCGCCCGCACTCTTTGGGATCTGGTGGTGATCGACGAAGCGCATAGACTCCGCAACGTTTACAAGCCCAGCAACGTGATCGCCAACACATTGAAGCGAGCCCTGGAAAAACCTCAGAAATTGTTGCTCACGGCAACGCCGTTGCAAAACTCGCTCTTGGAACTGCACGGGCTGGTCGGGTTCATCGACGATTACGTGTTTGGCGATCTGGAAAACTTCAAGACCTTGTACGCTCGGCCCGATGCCGCCGCTTTCGCAAACCTGCGCTCGCGCCTGTTGCCCGTTTGCCATCGCACCTTGCGTCGGCAAGTGAAGCAGTATGTGCCCTACACAAACCGCACCGCAATTTTACAAGAGTTTACGCCAGAGCAAGTCGAAGACAATCTCTACAACCTGGTTTCCACCTACCTCCAGCGCCCGAACCTGATGGCCTTGCCCACCGGACAACGCACGCTGATCGTGATGGTGATGCGCAAACTGCTAGCATCATCGACGTTTGCCATTGCCGGGGCCTTGCAAACCATGGCCAATCGCCTGAAGGCGCGTGTGGCCAGATCCGAAGCCGCTTGGCAGGACGATCTTTCCACCGACTACGAAGCGTTTGAATCTACCGCCGAAGAGCTGGACAGTGAGGAAGAGGAAGAACCGCTGACGCCGGAAGAAGTGGTAGCGGTCCAGAAAGAAATTGTCGAGTTGGAAAACTTCGTGGCCTTGGCATCTTCCATCCAGACCAATGCCAAGGGACAAGCGCTTGTCGATGCCTTGGGCGTAGCCTTCAAGAAGGCCGACGAACTGGGTGCCGCCCACAAGGCGGTGATCTTCACCGAATCCCGCAAGACCCAGGATTACCTGTTGCGCGTGCTGGCGGGGACGCCTTGGGGCAAAGGTGTGGTGTTGTTCAATGGCACCAACACCGACCCTCACTCCAACGAGATCTACAACCATTGGCTCAAGCGCCACAAGGGGACGGATCTTGTCACGGGCTCGAAATCCGCGGACATGCGCGCCGCCTTGGTGGAAGAATTCCGGGACCGCGGGAGCATCCTGATCGCCACCGAGGCGGGAGCGGAAGGAATCAACCTACAGTTCTGTTCATTGGTCATCAACTACGATCTGCCGTGGAACCCGCAACGGATCGAGCAGCGGATCGGCCGCTGCCACCGTTATGGCCAGAAGCACGATGTGGTGGTGGTCAATTTCCTGAACAGCACCAATGCCGCCGATCAGCGCGTGTTTCGTTTGCTTTCTGACAAATTCCAGTTGTTCGAAGGCGTGTTCGGCGCCAGCGACGAAATCCTGGGGGCGATCGAATCTGGTGTAGACTTTGAACGGCGAATCACCGAGATCTACCAGGAGTGCAGACACCCCGAAGAGATCATGAGCGCCTTCGATAAGCTGCAAGAAGACCTCGCGCCGGAAATTGACCATGCCATGGCCAGAGCCCGTAGGGCCATCCTGGAGCACATGGACGATGAAGTTGTCGAGAAGCTCCGGTTCCGGAAATCCAGCACAAGCGAAGAACTGGACAAATTCGAGCGTCTTTTGCTTGCTCTAACCAAACAGGAACTTCCTGATGCGGCCCGATTCACCAGCGAATCCGGGTTTGAACTTCTGACAAACCCCTATGGGGCTGACATTCCACTTGGCCGCTACGAACTCCCGCGCAAAAGCGAAGAAGCCCACGCCTACCGCGTAGGACACCCTTTGGCGATGGCGATGATCGAAGCAGCCAAAGAACGACCGCTTCCCACGATGGAGATCGTCTTCGACGTAAGTCGCTACCAAGGAAAGATCTCGGCGCTCAACGCATGGAAGGGTAAGTCTGGGACACTGGCGGCAAACTGGATAGCGCTCGATGCCGAGGCCCAATCCGAAGACCATCTCTGTTGGGCAGCCATCACCAACAATGACGAGGAAATGCCCTCCGAACTCCTGGAAAGCCTCTGGAAGGTCCCGGTTCAAGCGATGAGGGAAGTTCCCAAAATCGACTTACCCGACTCCCTGAAAACCTCTCTGGAACGACAAAAACTGGGGATTCTTTCCCAATCACAAGGACGCAACGCCAAATTCCTTGATGAAGAATCAACCAAGCTCGAAGCATGGGCGGACGATGTCAAGCTTGGTCTGGAACGCGAACTGAGAGAACTCGACCGCGAGATTAAGGAAGCCAAGAAGTCGGCCAAGGTCGAGCAAAGCCTAGATGGCAAGCTCACCCAGCAACGCCGAGTGAAAACGCTAGAGGCCGCCCGCAACACCAAGCGAAAAAGCCTTTTCGATGCCCAGGACGATGTCGAGCAGCGGCGGGATGAATTGCTTGAAACTGTAGAAGCAAGATTAGCGCAAAACACAAAACTTGAAAAATTGTTTAGCATAAGGTGGAAAATTGCATGA
- a CDS encoding AAA family ATPase: MHISKIRLWNFRRFGSTKEFDISSPNLEVKFQKGINLIVGENDSGKSAIIDAIKYMLSAHGYESTRPNDSDFFHGSDRMRIELELTGISRNEASIFLEWLSYSKGSDGKTTVFMRMSYDSTKGMKGDVLAGPIGDGKPLNKSAKNYLKCTYLMPLRDAHTDLNPRRNSRLSQILNATPAFSIDQNDHTLYKKHAEFKEIAEKYFNNDSEDENAAIIQNAINKYVAEFSDDERKSMLLYQSGSLRSILERMQLSLVDEINPGLGTLNRLFIAAELMNFQINQSSTARIGLIEEVEAHIHPQAQMKIIETLQNESKSQFFLTSHSPNLASKVKLEKIFICNKSGVFSLSKEQTKLSPDDYQSLEWFLDVTKANLFFARSVIMVEGWSEEILIPAIADYLKRGKILKKNITESGASIVNVGSAEFRKYSNIFLRKDEIPTIGIPVSVITDLDVPEYSRKLRSDASSLPEGQDEDEDEEVIESKKYDYQLIEESEITEKKAKKESSIHETHTKQTCKAFIAPSWTLEYSLLKSKYFGKLYMEALRKAHPKFNSADAEKCLAVKLHNKSLDKPLVASYFAQKLNESEVEAIEILSEDTATYLIEAIKYACV; encoded by the coding sequence GTGCACATATCAAAAATCAGGTTATGGAATTTTCGTCGATTTGGGTCGACAAAAGAATTCGACATTAGCAGCCCAAACCTGGAGGTGAAATTCCAAAAGGGCATCAATTTGATCGTCGGGGAAAATGACTCGGGAAAAAGTGCAATAATTGATGCAATTAAGTATATGCTCTCAGCGCACGGATATGAGAGCACCCGCCCAAATGATAGTGATTTTTTTCATGGTTCCGACCGAATGAGGATAGAGCTTGAATTAACTGGCATTTCAAGAAATGAAGCATCCATTTTCCTCGAATGGCTTTCCTACTCCAAAGGTAGCGACGGCAAGACAACAGTGTTTATGCGAATGAGTTATGATTCCACAAAAGGCATGAAAGGCGATGTTTTAGCTGGCCCAATTGGCGATGGAAAGCCGCTAAATAAGTCAGCCAAGAATTACCTAAAATGCACGTATTTAATGCCGCTTCGCGATGCCCACACAGACCTAAATCCTAGAAGAAACTCACGATTATCTCAGATTCTAAACGCTACGCCAGCATTTTCAATTGATCAAAATGATCACACTCTTTATAAAAAGCATGCTGAATTCAAAGAAATTGCCGAGAAATATTTCAACAATGATAGTGAAGATGAGAATGCGGCAATAATCCAAAATGCAATCAATAAATACGTCGCAGAATTTTCAGATGATGAACGTAAATCTATGCTCCTCTATCAAAGCGGAAGTTTGCGCTCGATTCTAGAGCGCATGCAGCTTTCTTTGGTAGATGAAATCAATCCAGGGCTTGGAACATTAAACCGATTATTCATCGCGGCTGAACTAATGAATTTCCAGATCAATCAGTCTAGCACAGCCAGGATAGGGCTAATTGAAGAGGTCGAAGCTCACATCCATCCGCAAGCCCAGATGAAAATTATTGAAACGCTACAAAATGAGAGCAAATCCCAGTTCTTTCTTACATCTCATAGCCCAAATCTTGCATCAAAAGTAAAGCTAGAGAAAATTTTTATTTGCAATAAATCTGGGGTATTCTCGTTATCGAAAGAGCAAACGAAACTTTCTCCAGATGATTATCAAAGTTTGGAATGGTTTCTTGATGTAACCAAGGCAAACCTGTTCTTTGCTCGGTCCGTGATAATGGTTGAAGGTTGGTCAGAGGAGATTCTCATCCCAGCAATTGCCGATTATCTAAAACGCGGAAAGATACTCAAGAAAAATATAACAGAAAGCGGGGCGTCAATTGTAAATGTAGGCTCCGCAGAATTTCGAAAATACTCAAATATATTCCTTCGGAAAGATGAAATCCCCACAATAGGCATACCAGTCTCTGTTATAACCGATTTAGATGTTCCTGAATATTCTCGAAAACTTAGAAGTGATGCAAGTTCTCTTCCGGAAGGACAAGATGAAGATGAGGATGAAGAAGTAATTGAATCTAAGAAATATGATTATCAGCTGATTGAAGAAAGTGAAATCACAGAAAAGAAAGCCAAAAAAGAATCGTCAATCCACGAGACACACACTAAGCAAACTTGCAAAGCATTTATTGCGCCAAGTTGGACCTTGGAATATTCTCTGCTCAAGTCAAAATATTTTGGCAAATTATACATGGAAGCGCTAAGAAAGGCTCACCCCAAATTTAATAGCGCAGATGCAGAAAAGTGTTTGGCAGTAAAGCTCCATAACAAGTCTCTTGATAAACCATTAGTTGCCTCATATTTCGCTCAGAAACTTAATGAATCCGAAGTTGAAGCTATTGAAATTTTAAGCGAAGATACCGCAACGTACTTGATTGAGGCGATAAAATATGCATGCGTTTGA
- a CDS encoding ATP-dependent helicase: MHAFDFQVTAEDIKYAESKVFKNGGKFDDERVDYISSFDTFDLQAVPGSGKTTAILAKTMILAKKQLEGSCVRFCILSHTNAAIEEIESRLYEISPNHDWSVNFIGTIQSFINKYLAMPMLAADIPTVTKFITDDNLYSRAIEYCSKNSIGLISFLSHRHAVISQLRVSDSDDVLTKTGGSVILSAASKSNSYLEYIKLRKLVHSKGVLSYDDAYYYAKRMISEFPLVLDYIRDRFPIVIVDEVQDVSELQSGILEHVFGASHPCYQRVGDNNQAIYESGLSASSIPRPLKYLKNSYRLSPQVAAVANSFSVYHTANSNICGLNEGRHKPHLLIFDDENPEKVIPFYASLINKYLQDGSIKSSESNIYAAIGWVASENTESRTTLRSYWPTYQNPDSTSAQHICAFDALSSIKITEIPEIAKEISSIIVACENIDLVSGDKFENAYRYEKYLLSQGVHHYTKFRLLLADCIREMLLGNCSATHDLIRSYFDNRVNRSAAFEQYLTSSTRGQEPPSRMNTDYSVSGINLQVGTIHSVKGQTHTTTLYLETYFNSDGKGADAVSYESQRMSEQISGRMLSSTKKRVIQSGKMCYVGFTRATDLLCFAVKRSNFESHLRLKNLDRWEVLHVA, from the coding sequence ATGCATGCGTTTGACTTTCAGGTTACTGCGGAGGATATTAAATACGCAGAATCTAAAGTATTTAAGAATGGCGGCAAATTTGACGATGAGCGAGTTGACTATATTAGCTCGTTTGATACCTTTGACCTTCAAGCGGTCCCGGGTAGCGGAAAAACAACCGCAATTTTAGCAAAAACAATGATTTTAGCAAAAAAGCAACTGGAAGGAAGTTGCGTCCGGTTTTGCATATTATCACATACCAATGCAGCCATTGAAGAGATCGAGAGTCGACTGTATGAGATATCGCCGAATCACGACTGGTCTGTGAATTTCATCGGAACAATTCAATCATTCATCAATAAATATTTAGCTATGCCAATGCTAGCAGCAGACATTCCAACTGTTACGAAATTTATCACTGATGACAACCTATATAGCCGGGCAATAGAATATTGTTCAAAAAATAGCATAGGCCTGATCTCATTTTTAAGTCACAGGCATGCCGTAATTTCACAGTTGCGGGTTTCAGATAGCGATGATGTTCTGACAAAAACTGGCGGAAGTGTAATCCTATCTGCCGCCAGCAAATCCAACTCTTATTTAGAGTATATCAAGCTGCGGAAATTGGTCCATTCAAAAGGGGTCTTATCATATGATGATGCCTATTACTATGCAAAAAGAATGATTTCAGAGTTTCCTCTGGTTTTGGATTATATCAGAGATCGATTCCCAATAGTAATTGTAGATGAAGTGCAGGATGTCTCCGAATTACAATCTGGAATATTAGAGCATGTTTTTGGAGCAAGTCACCCATGTTATCAGCGAGTTGGCGACAATAATCAAGCTATCTACGAATCAGGTTTATCAGCATCAAGTATACCTAGGCCCTTGAAATACTTGAAAAATAGCTATCGACTTTCGCCTCAAGTTGCAGCTGTTGCAAATTCGTTTTCTGTTTACCACACAGCGAATAGTAATATATGCGGGCTAAATGAGGGCAGGCACAAACCACACCTGCTAATCTTTGATGACGAGAACCCGGAAAAGGTTATCCCTTTTTATGCTAGTCTAATAAATAAGTATCTCCAAGATGGCTCAATCAAATCCTCGGAATCAAATATTTATGCGGCAATCGGTTGGGTTGCCTCTGAGAACACAGAATCAAGAACCACTTTACGGAGCTATTGGCCAACTTACCAAAATCCTGATTCAACCTCGGCGCAACATATTTGCGCATTCGATGCGCTTAGCTCTATAAAAATTACTGAGATACCTGAAATCGCAAAAGAAATTTCATCGATAATTGTTGCGTGCGAAAATATCGATCTTGTCTCTGGCGATAAATTTGAGAATGCTTACCGTTACGAAAAATATTTATTATCTCAGGGTGTGCATCATTACACCAAATTTAGATTATTGCTAGCGGATTGCATTCGCGAAATGCTTCTCGGAAACTGTTCTGCTACTCATGACTTAATTCGATCATACTTTGATAATAGAGTAAACAGGTCAGCTGCATTCGAGCAATATCTAACATCATCCACCAGAGGACAAGAACCTCCTTCGAGAATGAATACCGATTACAGTGTTTCTGGAATTAACCTGCAGGTTGGTACGATTCATTCAGTAAAAGGCCAAACCCATACTACCACTCTATATCTGGAAACATATTTTAATTCTGATGGCAAAGGTGCTGATGCTGTCTCATATGAATCACAAAGGATGAGTGAACAGATCTCGGGGAGAATGCTAAGCTCCACAAAGAAGCGGGTGATACAATCGGGGAAAATGTGCTATGTAGGATTTACAAGGGCTACGGATCTATTATGCTTTGCGGTAAAGCGAAGCAATTTTGAATCTCATTTGAGATTGAAAAACTTAGACCGTTGGGAGGTACTTCATGTCGCATAA
- a CDS encoding topoisomerase: MAKRDPNKTARNRMIATLKERLREMLPNVLLEVGLPDEQSLNATLGSKHDDFFDLKNDVIHSQEEFLSRWLEGLKKSAQLGVLPAHNWLWGKIKSCPKFREYAIIFVKRSYLKHFDELSKNRPSDQNAEIWIGQENANYGLLVTPVFVSGKWRNDRSEIRSFPKPYWIIGHVMETGLVIPGKDKRYRFSDIDQYLLFFSDTLVRNSGSKYEYQIAEHYSEFVKASKDQESIPLLIPEFRYGGLDKKHVYRLDFMIINPYALTKVGFELSPWSTHGYLAKTKGLSQEEINKIASDNFAKEMRKHRSYFKEHDVYVLIYTDDMLKDTKKLFDEEVKPYLCTEKPVVQLSFQIMNEFFE; encoded by the coding sequence ATGGCAAAGCGTGATCCCAATAAGACTGCTCGAAATCGAATGATTGCTACCCTCAAAGAGCGGCTTCGAGAAATGCTGCCTAATGTACTCCTTGAAGTAGGCCTTCCAGATGAACAGTCACTGAATGCAACTCTTGGCAGTAAACACGATGATTTTTTCGACTTGAAAAATGATGTAATTCACAGTCAAGAGGAATTCTTATCGCGATGGCTGGAGGGGCTAAAAAAGAGTGCACAATTAGGAGTATTGCCTGCCCATAATTGGCTCTGGGGAAAGATCAAAAGTTGCCCGAAATTTCGAGAATATGCAATCATCTTTGTAAAGAGGTCATATTTAAAACATTTTGATGAGTTGTCAAAAAATCGTCCGAGCGACCAAAATGCAGAAATTTGGATTGGTCAAGAAAATGCGAACTATGGATTATTGGTTACTCCGGTATTTGTGAGTGGAAAATGGCGCAATGACCGAAGCGAAATTCGATCATTCCCAAAACCATATTGGATAATCGGTCATGTTATGGAAACGGGTCTTGTTATCCCAGGAAAAGATAAGCGATACCGATTCAGCGATATTGATCAATATCTACTGTTTTTTAGCGACACCTTAGTAAGAAACTCCGGTTCGAAATATGAATACCAAATAGCCGAGCATTATTCTGAGTTCGTGAAAGCAAGCAAGGATCAAGAATCCATCCCTTTACTTATCCCAGAATTTCGATACGGCGGCCTAGACAAAAAACACGTTTATCGACTTGACTTTATGATCATCAATCCTTATGCACTAACCAAAGTCGGGTTTGAACTCTCGCCATGGTCAACACATGGTTATCTAGCAAAGACAAAAGGTCTTTCACAGGAAGAGATCAATAAGATCGCTTCCGACAATTTTGCGAAAGAAATGCGCAAGCACAGATCTTACTTTAAGGAGCACGATGTATATGTATTAATCTATACGGACGACATGCTAAAGGATACCAAAAAGCTGTTTGACGAGGAAGTGAAACCGTATTTGTGCACTGAAAAGCCTGTTGTACAGCTATCATTTCAAATTATGAATGAATTCTTCGAATGA
- a CDS encoding PatB family C-S lyase: MNDFDFERPIERRGTGCAKWDDAPRLFGSPGVLPMWVADMDFVAPPPVLEALRAQLEHGVYGYPASRHDEVVDALALWLERRHGWKVPHEWIVFAPGVVPALKNAIDAFTEEGDEILIQPPVYHPFFELGRSAGRVLSECPLVERAGCWEIDFEAFEAKAETAEAFVFCNPHNPVGRAWTKQELTTLAEICARTGTCVLSDEIHADLVLAPAVHTPLAALGILDPTRIATFVAPTKTFNLAGLNISAAIIPDAAMRRKFTGLFDKRGTPCTNAPGLVAMHAAYAHGDAWLDALLAHLADNSRHIVDFARERWPGVVPNLPEATYLSWLDCRALQMSETELVKLFSLKALVGLNRGGMFGEAGRGWMRLNFGTTRANLDEALERIARALEKP; this comes from the coding sequence ATGAACGACTTCGACTTCGAACGCCCGATCGAGCGGCGCGGGACCGGATGCGCCAAATGGGACGACGCTCCGCGGCTGTTTGGATCGCCAGGCGTGTTGCCGATGTGGGTGGCCGACATGGACTTCGTCGCGCCGCCGCCGGTCCTGGAGGCGCTGCGCGCCCAGCTGGAGCACGGCGTCTACGGTTATCCCGCCTCGCGCCACGACGAGGTGGTGGATGCCCTGGCGCTCTGGCTGGAGCGCCGCCATGGCTGGAAGGTGCCCCACGAGTGGATCGTCTTCGCCCCCGGCGTGGTGCCTGCCCTCAAGAACGCCATCGACGCGTTCACGGAAGAGGGCGACGAGATCCTGATCCAGCCGCCGGTCTACCACCCGTTCTTCGAGCTCGGCCGCTCCGCGGGGCGGGTCCTGTCGGAATGCCCGCTGGTCGAGCGCGCCGGCTGCTGGGAGATCGACTTCGAGGCATTCGAAGCCAAGGCCGAGACCGCCGAGGCTTTCGTGTTCTGCAACCCCCACAACCCCGTGGGCCGCGCCTGGACCAAACAAGAATTGACCACGCTTGCCGAGATCTGCGCGCGCACCGGCACATGCGTTCTCTCCGACGAGATCCACGCCGACCTGGTCTTGGCGCCCGCGGTCCACACGCCGTTGGCGGCGCTGGGGATCCTGGACCCCACCCGCATCGCCACCTTCGTGGCCCCCACCAAGACCTTCAATCTGGCGGGCCTGAACATCTCGGCGGCCATCATCCCCGACGCCGCGATGCGCCGCAAATTCACCGGCCTGTTCGACAAGCGCGGGACCCCCTGCACCAACGCCCCAGGTCTTGTCGCCATGCATGCCGCCTACGCCCACGGGGACGCCTGGCTCGACGCCTTGCTGGCCCACCTTGCTGACAATTCCCGACACATCGTTGATTTCGCGCGGGAGCGCTGGCCGGGTGTGGTGCCCAATCTCCCCGAGGCCACCTACCTGTCGTGGCTGGATTGCCGCGCGCTGCAAATGTCCGAAACCGAGCTCGTGAAGCTCTTTTCGCTCAAGGCCCTGGTGGGCCTCAACCGAGGCGGGATGTTCGGCGAGGCAGGCCGCGGCTGGATGCGCCTGAACTTCGGAACCACGCGGGCGAACTTGGACGAGGCGCTGGAGCGGATCGCGCGGGCGTTGGAAAAGCCATAG
- a CDS encoding right-handed parallel beta-helix repeat-containing protein gives MKGTNQGWMIFGLLLCVLTGGAQAQTTVELGPGDDLPGRIRQAQAGTTFRLRDGTYPLAGTLQIVADRITLTSKSGNREAVILDGNLAGLPLSRDNFLSEIVQVRASDATISDLTIRYAGAHGIHASGGSETIRHLVVRNVHILDCGEQFIKVNSNGDQTHLTWVDSGLVEHSLLEFQNTSVVHDMGTYDYTGGIDIHGGRDWIIRSNTFRNFWRNDRLQEHAIHFWSRSRGSLIENNTFINCWRAVGFGMKTEAQGLTRTYPDGAGESPYFDHVDGIVRNNVVYNDANHRLESGIELTNVTGAQIYHNTIFSRSAPFNSIEYRWPNTRVTIKNNICSHRIMERDGAQAVLATNLTPATAALFVNPDGENLHLQPTATSAIHQASSLEPGLAGQDMDGYAVVSPADIGADQQGKGVGLAPWRLPRNLAAWSPSFTGTIIEFDGRDARGRGR, from the coding sequence ATGAAGGGGACGAATCAGGGCTGGATGATCTTTGGTTTGCTGTTGTGCGTGCTGACCGGGGGTGCCCAGGCACAGACCACCGTCGAGCTGGGACCGGGCGACGACCTTCCGGGGAGAATCCGCCAGGCCCAAGCCGGTACCACGTTCCGCCTGCGGGACGGCACGTACCCTTTGGCAGGGACGTTGCAGATCGTCGCGGACCGGATCACGCTCACTTCCAAGTCCGGAAATCGCGAGGCGGTGATCCTGGACGGAAACCTTGCTGGCTTGCCCTTGAGCCGCGACAACTTCCTGTCCGAGATCGTCCAGGTCCGCGCCTCCGATGCGACAATTTCCGACCTCACGATCCGCTACGCCGGCGCCCATGGCATCCATGCCTCCGGAGGATCGGAAACCATCCGGCATCTGGTGGTGCGCAACGTGCACATCCTCGACTGCGGCGAGCAGTTCATCAAGGTCAATTCCAACGGTGATCAGACCCATCTGACCTGGGTCGACAGCGGCCTGGTGGAGCATTCCCTTCTGGAGTTCCAAAACACCTCCGTCGTGCACGACATGGGGACGTACGACTACACCGGGGGAATCGACATCCATGGCGGAAGGGACTGGATCATCCGTTCCAACACGTTCCGGAATTTCTGGCGTAACGACCGCCTCCAGGAACATGCGATCCATTTCTGGTCCCGCTCCCGCGGAAGCCTCATCGAAAACAACACCTTCATCAACTGCTGGCGCGCCGTGGGCTTTGGCATGAAAACGGAAGCCCAAGGCCTGACCCGCACCTATCCCGATGGCGCCGGCGAATCGCCGTATTTTGACCATGTCGACGGAATCGTCCGCAATAACGTGGTGTACAACGATGCCAACCACCGCCTGGAGTCCGGCATCGAACTGACAAACGTCACGGGGGCGCAGATCTATCACAACACGATTTTCAGTCGCTCCGCCCCCTTCAACAGCATCGAATACCGCTGGCCGAACACCAGGGTCACCATCAAGAACAACATCTGCTCGCACCGGATCATGGAACGGGATGGGGCCCAGGCCGTGCTCGCTACCAATCTCACACCGGCCACCGCGGCCCTCTTCGTGAATCCGGACGGAGAAAATCTCCACCTCCAGCCCACGGCCACCAGCGCCATCCACCAAGCTTCATCCCTGGAGCCCGGACTGGCCGGGCAGGACATGGATGGCTATGCAGTCGTCTCCCCCGCCGACATCGGCGCCGACCAACAGGGGAAGGGTGTGGGCCTCGCTCCGTGGCGACTTCCCAGGAACCTCGCTGCCTGGAGCCCGTCCTTCACGGGAACGATCATCGAGTTCGATGGAAGGGATGCGCGGGGGCGGGGGCGCTGA